A single Agromyces sp. CF514 DNA region contains:
- a CDS encoding aminodeoxychorismate/anthranilate synthase component II: MTRILVIDNYDSFVYTLNGYLQELGAETEVLRNDAFPEAEVADRIAEYDAVLLSPGPGKPSDAGVSIPFVRAALESGTPLLGVCLGHQAIAEAFGGVVTNAEELMHGKTSSVEHDGSDFYVGVPQPFTATRYHSLAVVDGTLPDELEVTSRTHGGVIMGLRHVEAPIYGVQFHPESVLTEGGYRMLGNWLAVAGLPEAPERAAGLNPLLRAAD, from the coding sequence ATGACCCGAATCCTCGTCATCGACAACTACGACAGCTTCGTCTACACGCTGAACGGCTACCTGCAGGAGCTCGGCGCCGAGACCGAAGTGCTTCGCAACGACGCGTTCCCCGAGGCCGAGGTCGCCGACCGCATCGCGGAGTACGACGCCGTGCTGCTCTCGCCCGGGCCCGGAAAGCCTTCGGATGCCGGCGTCTCGATCCCGTTCGTGCGCGCTGCACTCGAGTCCGGCACGCCGCTGCTCGGTGTCTGCCTCGGCCACCAGGCGATCGCAGAGGCCTTCGGCGGCGTCGTGACGAACGCCGAGGAACTCATGCACGGCAAGACCTCGAGCGTCGAGCACGACGGGAGCGACTTCTACGTCGGGGTACCGCAGCCGTTCACCGCGACGCGCTATCACTCGCTCGCCGTCGTCGACGGCACCCTGCCCGACGAGCTCGAGGTCACGAGTCGTACGCACGGCGGGGTCATCATGGGCCTCCGCCATGTCGAGGCGCCCATCTACGGCGTGCAGTTCCATCCCGAGTCCGTGCTCACCGAGGGCGGCTACCGCATGCTCGGCAATTGGCTCGCAGTCGCGGGCCTCCCCGAGGCGCCCGAGCGGGCTGCCGGCCTGAATCCCCTGTTGCGCGCTGCCGACTGA
- a CDS encoding peptidylprolyl isomerase — protein sequence MPIHTAVATLNTNLGPIKVDLYGHHAPKTVKNFVGLATGEIEWTHPTTGQKTNDPLYDGVVFHRIIPGFMIQGGDPLGQGIGGPGYQFDDEINPELDFTEPYVLAMANAGIQGGRGTNGSQFFITVGPTTWLQGKHSIFGKVTDAASQAIVDKLASVPTDGRDRPLDDVVIESVTVEQV from the coding sequence ATGCCGATTCACACCGCAGTCGCGACGCTCAACACCAACCTCGGACCCATCAAGGTCGACCTCTACGGCCACCACGCGCCGAAGACGGTCAAGAACTTCGTCGGCCTCGCGACCGGCGAGATCGAGTGGACCCACCCGACCACCGGTCAGAAGACCAACGACCCGCTGTACGACGGCGTCGTCTTCCACCGCATCATCCCCGGCTTCATGATCCAGGGCGGCGACCCGCTCGGTCAGGGCATCGGCGGTCCCGGCTACCAGTTCGACGACGAGATCAACCCCGAGCTCGACTTCACCGAGCCCTACGTGCTCGCGATGGCGAACGCCGGCATCCAGGGCGGCCGCGGCACGAACGGGTCGCAGTTCTTCATCACCGTCGGACCGACCACCTGGCTGCAGGGCAAGCACAGCATCTTCGGCAAGGTGACGGATGCCGCCAGCCAGGCGATCGTCGACAAGCTCGCATCCGTGCCGACCGACGGCCGTGACCGACCGCTCGACGACGTGGTGATCGAGAGCGTCACCGTCGAGCAGGTCTGA
- a CDS encoding DUF3566 domain-containing protein, producing MSSVAEKLARKSNRRPQAKQVRLRLVYVDFWSAVKLSFLIAVALAVVSIVVTFLVHTVLSSTGIFENLNSLVQDVAGAGTDLTAVLSLGNVMGFAIVAALLNLVVTTALGAILAVLYNLSVKITGGILVGFTNN from the coding sequence ATGAGTAGCGTTGCCGAGAAGCTCGCACGCAAATCGAATCGCCGACCGCAGGCGAAGCAAGTTCGCCTGCGCCTGGTCTACGTCGACTTCTGGTCGGCCGTCAAGCTGTCGTTCCTCATCGCGGTGGCCCTGGCGGTCGTGAGCATCGTGGTGACGTTCCTCGTGCACACGGTGCTCAGCTCGACGGGCATCTTCGAGAACCTGAACTCCCTGGTTCAGGATGTCGCGGGCGCCGGCACCGACCTGACGGCCGTACTCTCGCTCGGCAATGTCATGGGCTTCGCGATCGTCGCGGCGCTGTTGAACCTCGTCGTGACCACCGCGCTCGGCGCGATCCTGGCCGTGCTCTACAACCTGAGCGTCAAGATCACCGGCGGAATCCTCGTCGGTTTCACCAACAACTGA
- a CDS encoding FtsW/RodA/SpoVE family cell cycle protein translates to MPQRLRNLELWLLLMACVINAGAIVLVQLGALGRIDTQLVLLGAGLSVLVFGLHIAMRFVARDADPFLLPIATLLNGLGIAMIYRIDIADGETGWQSAAVRQIAWSAIAIICAIATMLLIRNHRVLFRYTYVAGFVAIILLMLPLVPGLGQSRGGARVWIGIGDIATFQPGEIAKIALAVFFAGYLVRNRDSLSMVGKKFLGMRFPRARDLGPLLIVWALSMSVIVFQRDLGTALLYFGLFLVMLYVATSRLSWVVLGLGLFIAGALIASQTLDYVNNRFQNWLDPLSDARYNADPGGSYQLVQGLFGLANGGLIGTGWGRGSPELTPVPQSDYIIASLGEELGLAGLFAILALYVLLVARGFRIGFAGQDDFGKLLGVGLAFVIALQVFIVVGGVTRVIPLTGLTTPFLAAGGSSLVANWIIIALLLRLSDTVRNHPRLVIDG, encoded by the coding sequence ATGCCGCAGCGACTGCGCAACCTCGAACTGTGGCTGCTCCTCATGGCCTGCGTCATCAACGCCGGTGCGATCGTGCTCGTGCAACTGGGCGCGCTCGGTCGCATCGACACCCAGTTGGTGCTGCTCGGCGCCGGACTCTCGGTGCTGGTGTTCGGGCTGCACATCGCGATGCGGTTCGTCGCGCGCGACGCCGACCCCTTCCTGCTCCCGATCGCGACCCTGCTCAACGGGCTCGGCATCGCCATGATCTACCGCATCGACATCGCCGACGGCGAGACCGGGTGGCAGAGCGCAGCGGTCCGTCAGATCGCGTGGAGCGCGATCGCGATCATCTGCGCCATCGCGACGATGCTCCTGATCCGCAACCACCGGGTGCTCTTCCGCTACACCTACGTCGCCGGATTCGTCGCGATCATCCTGCTCATGCTGCCGCTCGTGCCCGGACTCGGACAATCGCGAGGCGGCGCACGGGTGTGGATCGGCATCGGCGACATCGCCACGTTCCAACCGGGTGAGATCGCGAAGATCGCCCTCGCGGTCTTCTTCGCCGGATACCTCGTGCGCAACCGCGACTCGCTCTCGATGGTCGGCAAGAAGTTCCTGGGCATGCGGTTCCCGCGCGCCCGCGACCTCGGCCCGCTGCTCATCGTGTGGGCGCTCTCGATGAGCGTCATCGTGTTCCAGCGCGACCTCGGAACCGCGCTGCTCTACTTCGGCCTGTTCCTCGTCATGCTCTACGTCGCGACGAGCCGGCTCTCGTGGGTCGTGCTCGGCCTCGGGCTGTTCATCGCGGGCGCCCTCATCGCGAGCCAAACCCTCGACTACGTCAACAACCGCTTCCAGAACTGGCTCGACCCGCTGAGCGACGCCCGGTACAACGCCGATCCGGGCGGCAGCTACCAGCTCGTGCAGGGCTTGTTCGGCTTGGCCAACGGCGGCCTCATCGGCACCGGATGGGGGCGCGGCAGCCCCGAGCTCACGCCGGTGCCGCAGAGCGACTACATCATCGCCAGCCTCGGCGAGGAGCTCGGCCTCGCGGGCCTGTTCGCGATCCTCGCGCTCTACGTGCTGCTCGTCGCGCGCGGGTTCCGCATCGGCTTCGCCGGCCAGGACGACTTCGGCAAGCTGCTCGGCGTCGGCCTCGCGTTCGTGATCGCCCTGCAGGTCTTCATCGTGGTCGGCGGCGTGACGCGCGTGATCCCGCTCACGGGCCTGACCACACCGTTCCTGGCCGCGGGCGGTTCGTCGCTCGTGGCCAACTGGATCATCATCGCGCTGCTCCTGCGGTTGTCCGATACGGTCCGCAACCATCCGAGGCTGGTGATCGACGGATGA
- a CDS encoding cell division protein CrgA, whose product MARTKSSKPARAEQASGEEAPNPVWFKPVMFGFMLLGLAWIIVFYVSQGKLPIADLGSWNILIGFGIAFVGFLMTTRWR is encoded by the coding sequence ATGGCACGTACGAAATCATCGAAGCCCGCACGAGCGGAGCAGGCGAGCGGCGAAGAAGCGCCGAACCCGGTCTGGTTCAAGCCCGTCATGTTCGGCTTCATGCTGCTCGGACTCGCTTGGATCATCGTCTTCTACGTGAGCCAGGGCAAGCTGCCCATCGCAGACCTCGGCTCGTGGAACATCCTCATCGGCTTCGGCATCGCGTTCGTCGGCTTCCTGATGACGACGCGCTGGCGCTGA
- a CDS encoding protein kinase yields the protein MRPSAGLTFGGRYELQSRIAIGGMGEVWQATDLVIGRQVAIKILKDEYLGDPGFLERFRAEARHAALVNHEGIANVFDYGEEEGSAYLVMELVPGEALSTILEREHVLSTDKVLDIVAQTANALQAAHAAGLVHRDIKPGNLLITPDGRVKITDFGIARIADQVPLTATGQVMGTVQYLSPEQASGHPASPTTDIYSLGIVAYEALAGRRPFTGESQVAIAMAQINETPPDLPVTVSEPVRNLVYACIAKNPAERPQTASHLARAASALRRGDVQGAAVAVPAVLGAAGATAATMLMPQQGATAATTVLATGEAAPGDETAEEEAEEKKRSPWTWPLIVLIAVLAIVLIGTIIALSLNNGGEKTPSTSKPPTSRSAPPSSAPPTSEAPTTAQINAADFVGLSVDDARAKLGELGMVANGVEGNPAADPSGTGIVYEVNPTGPVPIGAEVTVTYYAAPETPAAPGAAPNVSPSSAAPGASIQVSWPSAQCPAGQTRSGYQVNVDGPASAAPPLGADATNVTITVNADAADGAVINISYLYFCGALSSAASPAAQVTVDAPAVEPDPDGTGTGTTNN from the coding sequence ATGAGACCGAGCGCAGGGCTCACCTTCGGGGGGCGCTACGAACTGCAATCCCGCATCGCGATCGGCGGGATGGGCGAGGTGTGGCAGGCCACCGACCTCGTCATCGGCCGACAGGTCGCGATCAAGATCCTGAAGGACGAATACCTCGGCGACCCCGGGTTCCTCGAGCGCTTCCGCGCCGAGGCCCGTCACGCTGCGCTCGTGAACCACGAGGGCATCGCCAACGTCTTCGACTACGGCGAAGAAGAGGGCAGCGCGTACCTCGTCATGGAGCTCGTGCCCGGCGAGGCGCTCTCGACGATCCTCGAGCGGGAGCACGTGCTCTCGACCGACAAGGTGCTCGACATCGTCGCGCAGACCGCGAACGCGCTCCAGGCGGCCCACGCGGCCGGCCTCGTGCACCGCGACATCAAGCCCGGCAACCTGCTCATCACGCCCGACGGGCGCGTGAAGATCACCGACTTCGGCATCGCGCGGATCGCCGACCAGGTGCCGCTCACCGCCACCGGTCAGGTCATGGGCACGGTGCAGTACCTCTCGCCCGAGCAGGCATCGGGTCACCCGGCCTCGCCGACGACCGACATCTATTCGCTCGGCATCGTGGCGTACGAGGCCCTCGCGGGCCGTCGTCCCTTCACGGGCGAGTCCCAGGTCGCGATCGCCATGGCGCAGATCAACGAGACGCCGCCCGACCTGCCCGTCACCGTCTCCGAGCCCGTGCGCAACCTCGTGTACGCGTGCATCGCCAAGAACCCCGCAGAACGACCGCAGACGGCCTCCCACCTCGCCAGGGCCGCCTCCGCGCTGCGTCGGGGCGACGTGCAGGGCGCCGCAGTCGCAGTGCCCGCCGTGCTCGGTGCCGCAGGCGCCACGGCCGCCACGATGCTCATGCCGCAGCAGGGCGCCACCGCGGCGACGACCGTGCTCGCCACCGGCGAGGCCGCCCCGGGCGACGAGACCGCCGAAGAAGAGGCCGAAGAGAAGAAGCGGAGTCCCTGGACCTGGCCGCTCATCGTCCTCATCGCCGTGCTCGCGATCGTGCTCATCGGCACGATCATCGCGCTCTCGCTCAACAACGGCGGCGAGAAGACCCCCTCGACGTCGAAGCCTCCCACCTCGCGAAGCGCTCCGCCGAGCTCGGCCCCGCCGACGTCCGAGGCGCCGACGACCGCGCAGATCAACGCCGCCGATTTCGTGGGTCTCTCGGTCGACGACGCCCGAGCCAAGCTCGGCGAGCTCGGCATGGTCGCGAACGGTGTCGAGGGCAACCCCGCGGCCGATCCGTCGGGCACGGGCATCGTCTACGAGGTGAACCCGACCGGACCGGTGCCGATCGGTGCCGAGGTGACGGTGACGTACTACGCGGCTCCTGAGACCCCGGCAGCGCCGGGTGCCGCGCCGAACGTCTCCCCGTCGTCCGCTGCTCCCGGAGCATCGATCCAGGTCTCCTGGCCGAGCGCGCAGTGCCCGGCCGGCCAGACCCGCTCGGGCTACCAGGTGAACGTCGACGGGCCGGCTTCGGCGGCTCCGCCGCTCGGTGCCGACGCCACGAACGTGACGATCACGGTGAACGCCGATGCCGCCGACGGCGCGGTCATCAACATCAGCTACCTGTACTTCTGCGGTGCCCTGAGCTCGGCCGCCTCGCCTGCCGCCCAGGTCACCGTCGACGCACCCGCGGTGGAGCCCGACCCCGACGGCACCGGTACCGGCACCACCAACAACTGA
- a CDS encoding class E sortase translates to MSESPSEGRRRDRGPSNAQADGAKPRHRVSVVGVIGELLLTAGVLILLFLGWQLWWNDAIMAGQQSAAASAQSADWAEQARAERGDAPAPAPADYGEPVVGPADYPNGEAFAVMYVPRFDSPGTHDSVRQIAEGYGLDVLNSFETGVGHYPGTQMPGQVGNFAIASHRSAYGGGMHEIEQFQLGDPIYIQTKDGWYTYRFRDFEYVTPDTVDVLAAVPRQPSVAPTDRLITLTTCNPLYSTAERLVAYGVLDAWQPASAGPPAEIADIVATWGS, encoded by the coding sequence ATGTCCGAGTCGCCGTCCGAAGGCCGACGCCGCGACCGAGGGCCGAGCAACGCCCAGGCCGACGGCGCGAAGCCGCGACACCGCGTGAGCGTGGTCGGCGTGATCGGCGAGTTGCTGCTCACGGCCGGCGTGCTGATCCTGCTGTTCCTCGGCTGGCAACTCTGGTGGAACGACGCGATCATGGCCGGGCAGCAGTCGGCCGCGGCATCCGCCCAGAGCGCCGACTGGGCCGAGCAGGCCCGCGCCGAGCGCGGCGATGCACCCGCACCGGCTCCCGCCGACTACGGCGAGCCCGTGGTCGGGCCGGCCGATTATCCGAACGGCGAGGCGTTCGCGGTCATGTACGTGCCACGATTCGACTCGCCCGGAACCCACGACTCGGTGCGCCAGATCGCCGAGGGCTACGGGCTCGACGTGCTGAACAGCTTCGAGACGGGCGTCGGCCACTATCCCGGAACGCAGATGCCGGGCCAGGTCGGCAACTTCGCGATCGCGTCGCACCGCAGCGCGTACGGCGGCGGCATGCACGAGATCGAGCAGTTCCAGCTCGGCGACCCGATCTACATCCAGACGAAGGACGGCTGGTACACGTACCGCTTCCGTGACTTCGAGTACGTCACGCCCGACACGGTCGACGTGCTGGCCGCCGTGCCGCGCCAGCCCTCGGTGGCGCCGACCGATCGCCTGATCACGCTGACGACGTGCAATCCGCTCTACTCGACGGCCGAGCGGCTCGTCGCCTACGGCGTGCTCGACGCGTGGCAACCTGCGTCAGCCGGCCCGCCGGCCGAGATCGCCGACATCGTCGCAACCTGGGGGTCCTGA
- a CDS encoding NUDIX hydrolase has protein sequence MDIRIAAYAVIIHDGEILLSHWNEHGRSAWTLPGGGVEGEEHPATTVVREVREETGFDAAVDRLLGIDTMIVPAGKRLHGTAPLYGMRVVYRAHVTGGVLRNEVGGSSDEARWFPLEALGSLKTVSLVDVALQLNAEEPADGVPSPLWPQARELR, from the coding sequence ATGGACATCCGCATCGCTGCGTACGCCGTGATCATCCACGACGGGGAGATCCTGCTCTCGCACTGGAACGAGCACGGCAGATCGGCCTGGACCCTTCCAGGCGGTGGCGTCGAGGGCGAGGAGCACCCCGCGACCACTGTGGTGCGCGAGGTCCGCGAGGAGACCGGCTTCGATGCGGCCGTCGATCGACTGCTCGGCATCGACACGATGATCGTTCCAGCGGGCAAGCGCCTGCATGGCACCGCACCCCTCTACGGCATGCGGGTCGTCTACCGCGCCCATGTCACGGGCGGCGTGCTGCGGAACGAGGTCGGCGGCTCGAGCGACGAGGCTCGATGGTTTCCGCTCGAGGCGTTGGGCTCGCTGAAGACGGTCAGCCTCGTCGACGTCGCCCTGCAGCTGAACGCCGAAGAACCGGCCGACGGCGTGCCGTCGCCTCTGTGGCCGCAGGCGCGCGAGCTGCGCTGA
- a CDS encoding penicillin-binding protein 2, translating into MNRELKRVSIFALLMFVALFVSTTVIQYFSADSLAADPRNARTLYASYSVERGPILVGGTPVAFSQPSDDDYKFLRVYPNGPLYAGITGYIPVNGEATGLESSLNDYLSGQSSSQFFDKINRLISGQDPMGASVDVAIDPVAQQAAWDALGDYSGAVVVTEPATGRILAMVTKPTFDPNSMVVHDGAEVQATYEGLLADPSEPLINRATGGDMNPPGSVFKLVVTAAALESGRYTPESTFPNPGTLTLPGTDSVVINSGGGTCGSGGSTVTLADALRFSCNIPFAELGMELGDDAIREQAEKFGFNHEFEIPTATEASVYPRGLDEPQTALSAFGQYTVRATPLQMAVVSAAIANGGIVMNPNLVDQITAPDFTPLQEFETSEFGRAISEDTAKTMTEMMVNGVESGAASNARIDGVSVAGKTGTAENGEDDPYTLWFTGFAPADNPQYAITVLVEDGGGLGQEGYGNLIAAPIAKQVLEAVLNK; encoded by the coding sequence ATGAATCGCGAACTCAAGCGCGTCAGCATCTTCGCCCTGCTGATGTTCGTCGCCCTGTTCGTCTCGACGACGGTGATCCAGTACTTCAGCGCCGATTCCCTGGCGGCCGATCCGCGCAACGCGCGCACGCTGTACGCCAGCTATTCGGTCGAACGCGGCCCGATCCTCGTCGGCGGCACGCCGGTCGCGTTCTCGCAGCCGTCCGACGACGACTACAAGTTCCTCCGCGTCTACCCGAACGGCCCGCTCTACGCGGGCATCACGGGGTACATCCCCGTGAACGGCGAGGCCACCGGACTCGAGAGCTCGCTGAACGACTACCTGAGCGGACAGTCGTCGTCGCAGTTCTTCGACAAGATCAACCGCCTGATCTCCGGCCAGGACCCGATGGGTGCCTCGGTGGATGTCGCGATCGACCCGGTCGCCCAGCAGGCCGCCTGGGACGCCCTCGGCGACTACTCCGGGGCCGTCGTCGTGACCGAGCCCGCGACCGGCCGCATCCTCGCGATGGTCACCAAGCCCACGTTCGACCCGAACTCGATGGTCGTGCACGACGGCGCAGAGGTCCAGGCGACGTACGAGGGACTCCTCGCCGACCCGAGCGAGCCGCTCATCAACCGGGCGACCGGCGGCGACATGAACCCTCCCGGCTCGGTGTTCAAGCTCGTCGTCACCGCCGCCGCGCTCGAGTCGGGCCGCTACACGCCCGAGAGCACGTTCCCGAACCCCGGCACGCTGACGCTTCCCGGAACCGACTCGGTCGTCATCAACTCCGGCGGCGGCACCTGCGGCAGCGGCGGCAGCACCGTCACCCTCGCGGACGCCCTGCGGTTCTCGTGCAACATCCCCTTCGCCGAGCTCGGCATGGAACTCGGCGACGACGCGATCCGCGAGCAGGCCGAGAAGTTCGGCTTCAACCACGAGTTCGAGATCCCCACCGCGACCGAGGCCAGCGTCTACCCCCGCGGTCTCGACGAGCCGCAGACCGCGCTCAGCGCGTTCGGACAGTACACGGTGCGGGCGACCCCGCTGCAGATGGCCGTGGTCTCCGCCGCGATCGCCAACGGCGGCATCGTCATGAACCCGAACCTCGTCGACCAGATCACGGCGCCCGACTTCACGCCGCTGCAGGAGTTCGAGACATCCGAATTCGGCCGGGCGATCAGTGAGGATACCGCCAAGACCATGACCGAGATGATGGTGAACGGCGTCGAATCCGGGGCCGCGAGTAATGCAAGAATAGACGGCGTCAGCGTGGCCGGTAAGACGGGTACAGCGGAGAACGGCGAGGACGACCCTTACACCTTGTGGTTCACCGGTTTTGCCCCCGCAGACAACCCTCAGTATGCGATCACGGTACTCGTGGAGGATGGCGGGGGACTTGGTCAGGAGGGGTACGGCAATCTCATCGCCGCACCCATCGCAAAGCAGGTACTAGAGGCGGTGCTGAACAAATGA
- a CDS encoding rhomboid family intramembrane serine protease produces the protein MTDAGAERANFCYRHPDRQSFVLCQRCGRTVCGECQTAAPVGVICPECMREQRASAPRTKPAASTRLRSAADRGAPVVTYSLIGITAFVYLLQWIPGLGVTNALFFSPVFMTEVFPEPWRALTSVFLHSTSLLFHILLNMYTLWIFGRLLEPMLGRGRFLALYLISGIAGSIGVVVFADPGSQVLGASGAIFGLMGAFVVIQRRLGGNMTQLYILLAVNLAIGFIPGANISWQAHLGGLIGGALVGLVLLETRSRARLGIQIGLLIGLTVALLAIGWLVATWKIGAF, from the coding sequence GTGACGGATGCCGGCGCAGAACGCGCGAACTTCTGCTACCGGCATCCCGACCGTCAGAGCTTCGTGCTCTGCCAGCGTTGCGGGCGCACGGTCTGCGGCGAATGCCAGACCGCTGCGCCCGTCGGCGTGATCTGCCCCGAGTGCATGCGCGAGCAGCGCGCTTCGGCGCCTCGGACCAAGCCCGCGGCCTCCACCCGCCTGCGTTCGGCAGCGGATCGTGGTGCGCCCGTGGTCACGTATTCCCTCATCGGCATCACTGCCTTCGTGTACCTCCTGCAGTGGATCCCCGGACTCGGGGTGACGAACGCCCTGTTCTTCAGCCCGGTCTTCATGACCGAGGTGTTCCCCGAGCCGTGGCGCGCCCTGACCTCGGTGTTCCTGCACTCGACGTCGTTGCTCTTCCACATCCTGCTGAACATGTACACGCTCTGGATCTTCGGGCGTCTCCTCGAGCCGATGCTCGGCCGCGGTCGGTTCCTCGCGTTGTACCTGATCAGCGGCATCGCCGGATCCATCGGAGTCGTGGTGTTCGCCGACCCGGGGTCCCAGGTGCTGGGCGCATCCGGCGCGATCTTCGGGCTCATGGGCGCCTTCGTCGTCATCCAGCGACGGCTGGGCGGCAACATGACCCAGCTCTACATCCTGCTGGCCGTCAACCTCGCGATCGGATTCATCCCAGGCGCGAACATCTCATGGCAGGCGCATCTCGGCGGCCTCATCGGCGGCGCGCTCGTGGGTCTCGTGCTCCTCGAGACGCGTTCGCGCGCCCGCCTCGGCATCCAGATCGGCCTGCTCATCGGGCTCACGGTGGCGTTGCTCGCGATCGGCTGGCTCGTGGCCACCTGGAAGATCGGCGCCTTCTAG
- the pknB gene encoding Stk1 family PASTA domain-containing Ser/Thr kinase encodes MTDEGQILAGRYRVGQLIGRGGMSDVHEGQDTRLGRQVAIKLLKPQLATDPAFRMRFRQEAQSAARMAHPTIVRVFDAGEETVADASGHEVQLPFIVMEFVEGRLLKDIIHDGPLEPAAAVRVIDGVLTALEYSHRAGVVHRDIKPGNIMITTTGQVKVMDFGIARAVSDSSTTVAQTTAILGTASYFSPEQAKGETVDARTDLYSTGVVLFEMLTGRPPFRGDTPVAVAYQHVSERPVKPSVINPKVSPALDAVVMHALVKTREGRYQTAAEFRADIDTAASGRIPVHQRSDESTMLFGAPTGSLSTSELALRQLTEDETMNRTQRRPPAVWIWSGIIGVIVIVIAVMYWAFNLQPTVEVPSNAREVPAFVDTTYEDAVEQLQQLGLPATRIDETSPDVEAGLVIRTDPPAGEIVDANQPITVYVSAGRESIKVPDARNATIDTAKKMVTDAGLVAGSETRTTSPTVAVDVVLGTDPEAGTSVESGSTVNFTISNGMVTLPDLTEQALDAASSLLSAENLQLTPVPKPDAGCKAQPGSPVTHQSLAPGDVPQHSSVELTYCAG; translated from the coding sequence GTGACTGACGAAGGACAGATTCTCGCCGGGCGCTACCGCGTGGGCCAGCTCATCGGGCGAGGCGGCATGTCGGACGTGCACGAGGGCCAGGACACGCGTCTCGGTCGCCAGGTCGCGATCAAGCTGCTGAAGCCGCAGCTCGCCACCGACCCGGCGTTCCGCATGCGGTTCCGCCAAGAGGCGCAGTCGGCGGCCCGGATGGCGCACCCGACGATCGTCCGCGTGTTCGACGCCGGCGAGGAGACCGTCGCCGACGCGTCGGGTCACGAGGTGCAGCTCCCGTTCATCGTGATGGAGTTCGTCGAAGGCCGCCTGCTCAAGGACATCATCCACGACGGGCCGCTCGAACCCGCGGCAGCCGTTCGCGTCATCGACGGCGTGCTCACGGCGCTCGAATACTCCCACCGCGCCGGGGTCGTGCACCGCGACATCAAGCCCGGCAACATCATGATCACCACCACCGGCCAGGTGAAGGTCATGGACTTCGGCATCGCCCGCGCCGTTTCCGACTCGTCGACGACGGTCGCCCAGACGACGGCGATCCTCGGAACCGCCTCGTACTTCTCGCCCGAGCAGGCGAAGGGCGAGACCGTCGATGCGCGCACCGACCTCTATTCGACGGGCGTCGTGCTCTTCGAGATGCTCACGGGACGCCCCCCGTTCCGTGGCGATACCCCGGTCGCCGTGGCCTATCAGCACGTCAGCGAGCGCCCGGTGAAGCCGAGCGTCATCAACCCCAAGGTCTCGCCTGCACTCGACGCGGTGGTCATGCACGCGCTCGTGAAGACCAGGGAGGGTCGATACCAGACCGCGGCCGAGTTCCGGGCCGACATCGACACCGCGGCATCCGGACGGATCCCGGTGCACCAGCGGTCCGACGAGTCGACCATGCTCTTCGGAGCGCCGACCGGTTCGCTCTCGACATCGGAGTTGGCCCTTCGCCAGCTCACCGAAGACGAGACCATGAACCGCACCCAGCGTCGCCCTCCGGCGGTCTGGATCTGGTCGGGCATCATCGGCGTCATCGTGATCGTGATCGCGGTCATGTACTGGGCCTTCAACCTGCAACCGACGGTCGAGGTGCCCTCCAACGCGCGCGAGGTTCCCGCGTTCGTCGACACCACGTACGAAGACGCCGTCGAGCAGTTGCAGCAACTCGGTCTGCCCGCAACGCGCATCGACGAGACGAGTCCTGATGTCGAGGCCGGTCTGGTGATCCGGACCGATCCGCCGGCAGGTGAGATCGTCGACGCGAACCAGCCGATCACGGTCTACGTGTCGGCAGGCCGTGAATCGATCAAGGTCCCCGATGCGCGGAACGCCACGATCGACACGGCCAAGAAGATGGTGACCGATGCCGGCCTGGTCGCCGGCTCCGAGACACGCACCACCTCGCCGACCGTGGCCGTCGACGTCGTGCTCGGCACGGATCCCGAGGCCGGCACCTCGGTCGAGTCCGGGTCGACCGTGAACTTCACGATCTCGAACGGCATGGTCACGCTGCCAGACCTCACCGAGCAGGCGCTCGACGCCGCCTCGTCGTTGCTGTCGGCGGAGAACCTGCAGCTGACGCCCGTTCCGAAGCCCGATGCCGGCTGCAAGGCCCAGCCCGGGTCGCCGGTGACGCATCAGTCGTTGGCGCCCGGCGACGTTCCGCAGCACTCCTCGGTCGAGCTCACGTACTGCGCGGGCTGA